The Haloferax sp. Atlit-12N genome segment GGGCCGCACCGGTCTTCGAGGTGTCGTGCGTCCCGCTTTTCGTTCCCGAGATAGCCCGTCGTGATGGCCTCACAGCCGGTTCGAATCGTGTGTCGCGCCGGGATGCAGATTGGGTCCGGCGAGTAGGCGTTGGTGAAGGAGACGCCGCGGTCGACCAGTCGGTCGATGTTCGGGGTGTGGATTCGACTGTTTCCGAGCGCCTGAATCGTGTCCGACCGCTGCTGGTCAGTCATCACGAACAGGACGTTTGGGCGAGCATCACTCACGGCCGAACTCCGACCACCAGTAGTATAAAGATAGGTCACCGCGACGGTACGGGTACATGCCACCCGCAGCGAGTGCCTTCGACGTGACAGCCTACGCCGACGAGACAGACGACCTCCAGACCGAGGCGTTCCAGACGGCCATCGACGACTGCTCGGAGTCCGGCGGCGGAACCGTCACCGTCCCCAGCGGGACGTACACCGTTGGAACCGTTCACCTCCGAAGTAACGTGACGCTCTATCTGGAAGCCGGCGCAGTCGTCAGCCCCGCGAAAGACGAGTCCGAGTACACGGACAAGTTCATCGGGCCCGACAACGAACGCATCTTCTTCCTCGCCGAGGACGTGGAAAACGTCACCATCGCCGGCGAAGGCGAGTTCGACGGCCTCGGGACCGAGTTCATGCGGATGGACACGCCCATTCAGGGCCACTCCAACGAGAGCGCATCGCACCCGCTCATCTCGAACGGCCCCCACGAGGCGAGGCAGGGCGACGCCTACCTCTCGCGGACTGAGGGGACGGACGGCTGGCCGGTCGCGAAACCCGACTTCCGGCCCGGCCCGATGTTCCGGTTCAACAACTGCACGAACGTCCGCATCCGCGACGTGACCATCCGCGACATGCCCGCGTGGACGCTGTCGTTCCACGGGACCGAGGAGGTCGATATCCGCGGCGTCGACATCCTCAACCACCTGCTCATCCCGAACTGCGACGGCATCGCGCTCGGCGACACGAAGAACGTCCACATCTCCGACTGCACCATCCAGTCGTGCGACGACAGCATCACCTTCGGCGCGCGCCCCGACGAACCGGTGACCTGCGAGGGCATCGTCGTGACGAACTGCACGCTCCGGTCGAGCGCCTGCGCCATCAAGTTCGGCTCGGGCACCGACGACACGATTCGCGACTGCCTGTTCCAGAACATCGTCGTGCAGGAGTCGAACCGCGGCCTCGGCATCCAGCACCGCGACTCGGGCGTCGTCGAGAACGTGCTTTTCACCGACATCGTCGTCAACTCCAACATGCTCCCCGGCCCGTGGTGGGGCAAGGGCGAGCCCATCTACGTCACGTCGGTCCCGCGGGACGACGACACCGACCTCGGCGGGATTCGGAACGTGCGCTTCTCGAACATCGTCGCGCGCAGCGAGAACGGGGCACTCGTCTACGGCTCTGAAGACTCCGACATCGAGACCATCGAGTTCGACAACGTTCGCATCGAACTCACCGGAAGCGAGCACGCCGACGAGGTGGGCGGCAACTTCGACCTCCAGCCGAGTTCGGTCGTCACGCCAATCTTCGCCAACGACATCGCCGGCGTCCACGTCGAGAACGCCCGCGACGTGACGATGCGCGACGTGACCGTCGAGTGGGACGAAGGCGACGACCTGCCCGACTACTACCGGAGCGGACTGGCCTGCGAAGACGTGGACGGCCTGCTCGTCGACGGCTTCGTCGGTCGACAGGCCCACCGCGACGACGACGCGGCGGCGGTTTCGCTCGTCGACACGACGGACATCACGGTTCGGAACTCCCGGGCGACCGAGGGAACGGGGACGTTCCTCTCGCTTTCGAACACGGACGGCGAACGCCTGTTCGTGAACAACGACCTCATCGACGCCGCCGACGCCGGCGACGTGGAGTCGTTCGAGCGGTCGGGGAACGCCCTCCCGCGATAACCCGTACGTTCAAGCCGACGCGACCACGACGGACGAACGCGAAAACGCGCAGTCGAGCCCGCGGCGTTCGATTCGGTTCGAATAGCCGTATTGCCGTCTGTGGCCGTTCCAGCGGCGTTTCTCCCCGTGAACGGTGGGTTTTTGCTCCGAGCCGCCGACGGTCGAGTCGATGGTACAAGAGCTGACGCTAGCCGAAGCCAAGACGATTCTCGACGCGATGGAGGAGAAAGCCGAGGAACTCGGCGTCCCGCTGAACCTCGCGGTGACGAACAGCGAGGGCAACCTCCTCGGCTTCCGCCGGATGGACGGCGCGAAGCTCGTCGCGAGCAACATCGCACAGAACAAGGCCTACACCGCGGCCGCGGTCAAGAAGCCCACCCACGAACTGAAGGAAGGAGCCGAACCCGGCGGCGACGTGTACGGCCTCCACACGACCGACAACGGTCGCGTCGTCGTCTTCGGCGGCGGGTTCCCCGTCGAACACGACGGCGTCGTCGTCGGCGCGGTCGGCGCGAGCGGCGGTGCGGTGTCCGAAGACATGGAAGCGTCCCAAGCGGGGCTCGACGCGTTCGAACCGCTCCGCTGAGACGCCCGCGTCGGAGTCGCCGAGTTCAGTTTCGGTTTCGGTTCCGACGACATCCAATCCAGCGTATCTGTCCTCACGGTCCCTTTTCGGTCAGAAGCGAACGTACGCCGAGCGATTGGTCTCGGCCGCGTAGAGGCTGCCCGTCATGTCCGCGACGTAGAGCGTCGAGCCGTCCGGCCCGCCGAGCGTGCAGTTCGTCGGGCGGTTCTCGGGGAACGGGTGGCGTTCGAGCACCTCGCCCGACGGAGAGAACACGTAAATCGACGGCCCCGGACCGCTTTTTTCCCAGCCGGCACAGGCGACGATTTCGCCCGACTGCGTGAGCGTCATGCCGTCGATGCCGCGGTGGTCGCCGAAGTCGTGCAGTATCTCGCGGGGACCGAGCGAGCCGTCGTCGCGAATCGGGTAGGCTCGCAGGTCGGTCTCTTGGTTCGGACCGTAGGTGCATTCTGCGACGTACAGTCGCGATTCGTCCGGGGAGAGGAGGATGCCGTTCGGGCGGTCCATCTCGTCGGTGAGGTGGACGAGTCGCCACTCATCGCCCGCGTCCCCGTCGGCCCGCTCCGCGTGGAAGACGGAGGTATGCCCGAGCAACCCCCGGTCCTTGTCGTCGGGGTCGGTGAACCAGACGTCGCCGTCGCGGTCGATTTCG includes the following:
- a CDS encoding glycosyl hydrolase family 28 protein, with protein sequence MPPAASAFDVTAYADETDDLQTEAFQTAIDDCSESGGGTVTVPSGTYTVGTVHLRSNVTLYLEAGAVVSPAKDESEYTDKFIGPDNERIFFLAEDVENVTIAGEGEFDGLGTEFMRMDTPIQGHSNESASHPLISNGPHEARQGDAYLSRTEGTDGWPVAKPDFRPGPMFRFNNCTNVRIRDVTIRDMPAWTLSFHGTEEVDIRGVDILNHLLIPNCDGIALGDTKNVHISDCTIQSCDDSITFGARPDEPVTCEGIVVTNCTLRSSACAIKFGSGTDDTIRDCLFQNIVVQESNRGLGIQHRDSGVVENVLFTDIVVNSNMLPGPWWGKGEPIYVTSVPRDDDTDLGGIRNVRFSNIVARSENGALVYGSEDSDIETIEFDNVRIELTGSEHADEVGGNFDLQPSSVVTPIFANDIAGVHVENARDVTMRDVTVEWDEGDDLPDYYRSGLACEDVDGLLVDGFVGRQAHRDDDAAAVSLVDTTDITVRNSRATEGTGTFLSLSNTDGERLFVNNDLIDAADAGDVESFERSGNALPR
- a CDS encoding heme-binding protein, producing the protein MVQELTLAEAKTILDAMEEKAEELGVPLNLAVTNSEGNLLGFRRMDGAKLVASNIAQNKAYTAAAVKKPTHELKEGAEPGGDVYGLHTTDNGRVVVFGGGFPVEHDGVVVGAVGASGGAVSEDMEASQAGLDAFEPLR
- a CDS encoding SMP-30/gluconolactonase/LRE family protein gives rise to the protein MAWEFERVAGPFRATEGPIWTGDAVRFTEIKEHQVLEYDPETGETSVYIDSTAGAVGLHEGLDGELYACEAEGHRIAALAPDEPASAVVDEFEGTPLNGPNDLEIDRDGDVWFTDPDDKDRGLLGHTSVFHAERADGDAGDEWRLVHLTDEMDRPNGILLSPDESRLYVAECTYGPNQETDLRAYPIRDDGSLGPREILHDFGDHRGIDGMTLTQSGEIVACAGWEKSGPGPSIYVFSPSGEVLERHPFPENRPTNCTLGGPDGSTLYVADMTGSLYAAETNRSAYVRF